A DNA window from uncultured Methanoregula sp. contains the following coding sequences:
- a CDS encoding TATA-box-binding protein, whose product MKVRPEDSLKIENIVASAKVTDYLDLPALASQIEGAEYNKKRFPGVVLRMQDPKIAALVFGSGKVVLTGAKSIDSLSKGLNILGGLLRKQGIDIPKKLDYKIQNIVTSADLATAINLNKIAVGFNLDRIEYEPEQFPGLVYRLDVPKVVVLLFGSGKLIITGGKEPEDAKKAVVKILSDLRSLGLL is encoded by the coding sequence ATGAAGGTCAGGCCAGAAGACTCCCTTAAGATCGAAAATATCGTTGCCTCAGCAAAGGTGACTGATTATCTGGATCTACCCGCACTCGCATCCCAGATCGAGGGTGCTGAATATAATAAGAAGCGGTTTCCCGGTGTCGTTCTCCGGATGCAGGATCCCAAGATCGCAGCCCTTGTTTTTGGTTCCGGCAAAGTTGTACTGACTGGTGCCAAGAGCATTGACAGCCTGAGCAAGGGACTCAACATCCTTGGCGGGCTTCTGCGCAAGCAGGGAATCGATATCCCCAAGAAACTGGATTACAAGATCCAGAATATCGTGACTTCGGCAGATCTTGCAACGGCGATAAATCTCAACAAGATTGCCGTTGGTTTCAATCTGGACCGGATTGAGTACGAGCCCGAGCAGTTCCCCGGTCTTGTTTACCGGCTCGATGTGCCAAAAGTCGTCGTGCTCCTCTTTGGATCGGGAAAACTCATCATTACCGGTGGCAAGGAACCTGAAGATGCAAAGAAAGCCGTAGTCAAGATCCTCTCCGATCTCAGAAGTCTCGGACTTCTCTGA